TTGGCGATATCTAATGCAAAGGCGTCAAGTTGATCTACGACAGCCGGAGCTTCTTCGGTAAATTTCAATTTCAAAAACATACTTGCATCAAATGTGGCAATACTTTTCTGGCTATTAGGTGAAACAAGCTGCCCCGTTCCAATGCGGACATATTTTTTCACAATCGTCCATGTACCTTCCTTATTTTTTTCTAGATGAATCCGGCAGTTAAAAGGTTCTCCTTGCTCGGTATTAGAAGGGATATATTGTTGAACAATATATGTATGTTTGGAAATCATGTCTTGAAAATAGGCAAAGGTCTCTTTTAAAGATAGCCTGAGCGTCGATTGCTGATGACTGACCACAAATGCATCTTTATCCACTTGTTCGACTTTGTGTATGTTTTCTCCAGGGGAACTGTAGACAGGCTTTACGACAACAGTGCCATATTTTAATAAGAAACCTTTAATGATGGAGAATGTTTTACACCGGGCTGTGGGAATGGCGTACGTTTGAAATTGCGGATCCTTCTCCAGCATCTTCTGTACCGTTTCCTTGGTGATTCTATTTCTCCCATCTTCGGTTAAGTAGGCATTTTTTTGCAGGTACTTGATTTTTTCTTTGGATTTTAAGCAAAAGGCAGAAACATCAATGATTTCGGGGATATTCTTTGCTACTTCTTCCCAATTATTTTCATGTAACATCATCCCTAGCGCGGTATGGTCCTCTTCGTTCACGTTACTTGGATTCATATACAGAATATCGATTCCCTTTGCTTTCGCCTCGATAGTTATGTGTTTTGCTAGTTCTGTAGGTTCTTTAAATGGCTGCATTAATCCTACTAACATGGAATCATTTCTCCTCCCATTTCTTTGTTGTTCTAATTATCTACCAATAATTTTACCATAATCTAAGTTGTTTTGAAGGATGTTTTTTAAATTGAGTGAGAATGCGGATGTGTGAAGAGGAAAGATGGCAAGAAGGCCTAATCAAGAAATAGCTTTGGGATTCGTAGCGGAGCGGATGCTTATCAACGAAGTAAGAGAGCGGTCACCAGATGATGTAAAAAGGGTTGGAAAAGCTTGTGGGTGAATGAAAAAAATCTGTACCTCCTGTTCGTTTGGAACGGCGTGGTACAGATTTTTTATATGATTCTATTTATATCGTATTAATAGAAACGTTTATAGCTGTCGAAGTGGGAACTCCAATAAGGGTTATCCAAAGAGGTGATTGTAACACCAGTAGATGTACCTGCGTGCATGAATTGATTATTACCAACATAAATTCCCATATGCGAAGGACCGGATTTATACGTTCCAGAGAAGAATACTAAATCTCCTTTTTGCGGACTGCTGACAGTCTGCGCACGATCATAATATCCTTCTACGTTTGTACGAGGGATGTCTTTACCAGCTTGATTGTAAGCATAATAGATAAAACCGCTGCAATCAAATCCGCTTGGCGTTGTGCCGCCCCATACATACGGTGTACCTTGTTGACTTTTACCGCTGGAGATAAGCTGATCTACGTCATAATCTGCACTTGCAGAAGAGCTGCTGCCGGAACCGCTATTTGATCCACTGTTGGAACCACTGTTAGAAGATCCGGAGTTGGAGCTGCTAGAACCATTCACTTTTAGTTTTTGACCAACAATAATTAAATCAGATGATAGATTATTGATAGATTTCAAGTTAGATACAGTTGTCCCTTGCTGGCTTGCAATTTTAGAAAGGCTGTCGCCGGATTTCACTGTATACGTGCTGGATGAAGAACTGCTTGAGCCAGAAGAGCTGGAACCAGAACTTGAATTGGAGCTGCTGGAGTTCGAACTGCTGGAACTTCCGCTGCTGCTTACCGTTAATTTGTTTCCAGGGTAAATTAATGTTGTAGATAAGTTATTCCACTTCATTAAATTGTTTAAAGAAACACCATGTTGGCTAGCGATGCCACTTAACGTATCTCCGGATTTAACAGTATATGTACTTCCGCTGGAACTGTTTGAGCCAGAATTGGAACTGGAAGAACTTGAGCTAGAGTTCGAACTTGAAGACCCGGATGTTGTTAATACTTGATTTGGGAAAATCGTATCCGAAGAAAGATTATTAAGCGATTTTAATTTGGATACGGAAGTTCCTTGATTTTGAGCGATTTTCCATAAGCTGTCACCGCTTTTTACTTTGTAGGATGCTGCGTCAGCACCGTCTGTAGCAACCAGAGCAGATGCAATCGCTGCAGATGCTGTAACAGAAAAGATGATTTTTTTGTTTGCCATGTGTATGTTTCCTCCTTAGATATAATTGTTGTTTTTTGCAGAAATGATTGAATCGGATTTGTGAGGAGACTAAAGAGGGAAGCATAGGGAAATACCATCACATAATGGTATATCTCCAAAACCCTGCCTATACGTCTGCTGTTTCATAATGAAGAAAAAATTCTAAATAAGTACGTAACAATCTAAATACAAGTACAAATTCCATATTCCGCAAATTCAATGTAAGATGTATTGCATACTCCGAAATGTCGATTATTGCTATTTTTAGAGTATTGTTTGCTTGTTTAAAGGGAAGAGTATCATTAGATTTTCCAGGCTTTTCACCAAAAAAGGAGATGACAAATAATGAAGGCAGTGATTGCTATAACAGGTTCAAGTTGCCTATGTAGTCGCAGACAGTGTGGATGAAATACTGTCTTTTTCTTCA
The nucleotide sequence above comes from Oceanobacillus timonensis. Encoded proteins:
- a CDS encoding YheC/YheD family protein — protein: MLVGLMQPFKEPTELAKHITIEAKAKGIDILYMNPSNVNEEDHTALGMMLHENNWEEVAKNIPEIIDVSAFCLKSKEKIKYLQKNAYLTEDGRNRITKETVQKMLEKDPQFQTYAIPTARCKTFSIIKGFLLKYGTVVVKPVYSSPGENIHKVEQVDKDAFVVSHQQSTLRLSLKETFAYFQDMISKHTYIVQQYIPSNTEQGEPFNCRIHLEKNKEGTWTIVKKYVRIGTGQLVSPNSQKSIATFDASMFLKLKFTEEAPAVVDQLDAFALDIAKKIEKTRKKELVTLGLDIGIDKDKNLFLFEANSAPDASLLQEEVAKLRADYYMYLVKQHAEHIPKERT
- a CDS encoding LysM peptidoglycan-binding domain-containing protein is translated as MANKKIIFSVTASAAIASALVATDGADAASYKVKSGDSLWKIAQNQGTSVSKLKSLNNLSSDTIFPNQVLTTSGSSSSNSSSSSSSSNSGSNSSSGSTYTVKSGDTLSGIASQHGVSLNNLMKWNNLSTTLIYPGNKLTVSSSGSSSSSNSSSSNSSSGSSSSGSSSSSSSTYTVKSGDSLSKIASQQGTTVSNLKSINNLSSDLIIVGQKLKVNGSSSSNSGSSNSGSNSGSNSGSGSSSSASADYDVDQLISSGKSQQGTPYVWGGTTPSGFDCSGFIYYAYNQAGKDIPRTNVEGYYDRAQTVSSPQKGDLVFFSGTYKSGPSHMGIYVGNNQFMHAGTSTGVTITSLDNPYWSSHFDSYKRFY